AACGTAGGGCTCAAAAACCCGGGCTCTGATCTCATCCGAGAAACCGCAACCGTTATCACGCACACTGAATTGAACGCCACCGTGCACCTTCTCGGTTTTCACTTCGATCACGGGCTCCGGGGTGTCAATCAAGGCATCTTGTGCATTCTGCAGCAAATTATGCAGCACTTGGCGCAATTGCGCCGAATCGCCCCTGATCAGCGGCAAATCATGCGCCAATATCTGCTGGATGTGCGCATGCACATGCTGGTTATTTTCAGCCGCCATATTCGCTGTTTCATAAAGCGACAATACTTCGCGCACCAACCGGTTCAAGTCCAGCTGACGCAATTCCATTTCGGGAATGCGCGCGTACTGATTAAATTCATTCACCATTTTTTTCAGCGCTTCCACCTGATCGACAATGGTTTCAATTGAGCGCCGCAAAAACTTGGCGTCTTCCTCGCTCAGCTTATTGATCAATTTGTGCTGCACGCGCTCGGCCGAGAGCTGAATAGGCGTCAGCGGATTCTTAATTTCATGCGCCAGGCGGCGCGCAACCTCACCCCAAGCAACCGCGCGCTGCACTTGCAGTAGATTGGTAATGTCGTCAAAAACCACCACGCCGCCGCCACCCGACAACCTGGGCAGGCGCGTTCCGCGGAGCAATAAAACCTGATTGCGACCGTCGTCCGAACGCGTCAATTGGCGCTGCCAAACGCCACTTTCACCGGAATTAAAACCCGCCTTGATCTCGGTGATCAAGGCATTCAGTTGCGGCTCATTGTGCACGCAACCCTCGATAATCGAGCCGTCCAGACTGATCAGCGGTATTTGCAGTATCTGCTCCGCGCTGCGGTTTGCCTTGGACAACACCAGCTGATCGTCGAACACCAACACACCCGACGACAAATTCGCCAGGATACTTTCCAAGTGCGCGCGCGCGCTCTCGACCGCCCGCTGATTATGCTGCGCAGCTGCCTGCGCTTCTTCCAGCTGTTGCGTCATCAAATTGAAGGATTCGGTCAGAACGCCCAGCTCATCGCTACTCTGCACCAGATGGCGGCGGCTGTAGTCGCCTTGCGCAATCGCGCGCGTACCCTCCGCCAGCATGCCCAAGGGTGCGCTCAGCTTTTCACTGAGCAATGAGGCTGTCGCCAAAGCCGAAAACAACGATAACAGCAACGCCAACGTCAAAGTGACGCTATACAACCGGGTCAATCCGTGACGCGACAAGGAAAGCTCCTGATAATCCTGATAACCCGCTTGCACCCGCTCGGCGTCCTTTGCCAATTGCAGCGGAACCGGCTGCAGCAGCTGCAATATCCGGATGTCCTCTTTCAAACTCAATACGTTGACAGGTGCAACCACACGCAAATACAAACCCTTGTCGGCAATCGACTCGATTGCGCCGTAAGCTTTCTGCATGCGGATATAGCGCATCACAACCGCGTTCGGTATCCCAGGAAATAACGCCAGGTTGCTCTCGCTGGAAAATGCGATCACCTTGCCATCTTGATTAAACAAAGTCGCCTCTTCCACCTGAGATTGCAACAACAATTCATTAAGCACCAACAAAGGCGGATTGGCGGGATCGGATAGAATCAGCGCGGTCGCTTGCGCTTTCCGCTGCAATTCCTCCAGCAGGTTATCCAGCATGGTGTGCCCCAGATTCAATCCGCCTTCCAGTGCCCGATCCACTTTCACATCGAACCAGGATTCAATGCTCTTCTCGAGAAACTGCACCGATACGGCATACACCAAAACACCGGGCAGTGTCGCCATCAGGGAAAAAACCAGCATTAAACGCAGCGCCAGCCTGGACCCGAAAACCCCCGATTTGAGGCGGCGCCTGAAGCGCCACAACAAAAAACCCAGGATCGCCATGAGAAATACGACGAAGGCGATATTGATGCCCAGCAATAAGCGGTATTTTCGTTCAAAAAATTCGGTATTGGCGCCCGCGGTAGCCAACAGAAAAAGCATCACCGCTCCGACACCGGCGCCGACAATGAGCACGTATTTCATCAATGGCCTTTAATCCGCACCGGCTCCTCCGGCGTGGGCAGCTTCATGCGCCATTCCAGCTTGTCCGAACTCAAATCCCATTGACTGGAGCCGATGGTCTCAACCTGGAACGGTTTGGGCATACGCGTCAGATCCAGCCACACTCGAACTGACGCCACATAATCAGCATCCGGTTTCAATTCGGATTTAACGGTCAACGGTAGATCGCGGATCCGTCCCAGCGCTTGCAATGCTTCCTTTAGTGAATAGTAACTTTGCGAAAATACAGGATGATTCAGATGATATTGCCGGGTTAGCGCATAATAGCGCAAACCGACCACAAACTTGCTACGCGCCACTTCATCATTCAGCTTATACCAGCGTGCATCGAACAAGCTGAATTTGGTGACAAAATACAGCACAATACCTTTCTCGAGCGCCTGCTCCAGCGTATCGTTGAGCGCAATCTCCGAGTCCATGCTGATTTCATAACCTCTCTCAGCCGCCGTCAGATTGACGGACTTTATCTGAATGCCGGCCGCCTGAACAGTCGCCGCCGGCAACAGCAAAATCAATAACAAAACGATCAGATTAAAGAATGGCGGCTTTACTCGGCGGACGTGCGGGTCAGGCTTTTTGCAATAAAGCATAGAAGAAGCCATCGTGTTGAACAGCAGGTAACAGTTGTCCCTCATACATTGACATTGCCGTAGCCGGAAGCGGCAATGATTGCGCTTCCGGATGGTGTTTAAGAAATTTCTCTATCTGCATGGTATTTTCTTCAGCAAAAACTGAGCAACTCACATACAGCAACTTACCACCCTTACTCAAAATTTTCCACAA
The nucleotide sequence above comes from Gammaproteobacteria bacterium. Encoded proteins:
- a CDS encoding DUF4390 domain-containing protein; the encoded protein is MLYCKKPDPHVRRVKPPFFNLIVLLLILLLPAATVQAAGIQIKSVNLTAAERGYEISMDSEIALNDTLEQALEKGIVLYFVTKFSLFDARWYKLNDEVARSKFVVGLRYYALTRQYHLNHPVFSQSYYSLKEALQALGRIRDLPLTVKSELKPDADYVASVRVWLDLTRMPKPFQVETIGSSQWDLSSDKLEWRMKLPTPEEPVRIKGH
- a CDS encoding HAMP domain-containing protein, translating into MKYVLIVGAGVGAVMLFLLATAGANTEFFERKYRLLLGINIAFVVFLMAILGFLLWRFRRRLKSGVFGSRLALRLMLVFSLMATLPGVLVYAVSVQFLEKSIESWFDVKVDRALEGGLNLGHTMLDNLLEELQRKAQATALILSDPANPPLLVLNELLLQSQVEEATLFNQDGKVIAFSSESNLALFPGIPNAVVMRYIRMQKAYGAIESIADKGLYLRVVAPVNVLSLKEDIRILQLLQPVPLQLAKDAERVQAGYQDYQELSLSRHGLTRLYSVTLTLALLLSLFSALATASLLSEKLSAPLGMLAEGTRAIAQGDYSRRHLVQSSDELGVLTESFNLMTQQLEEAQAAAQHNQRAVESARAHLESILANLSSGVLVFDDQLVLSKANRSAEQILQIPLISLDGSIIEGCVHNEPQLNALITEIKAGFNSGESGVWQRQLTRSDDGRNQVLLLRGTRLPRLSGGGGVVVFDDITNLLQVQRAVAWGEVARRLAHEIKNPLTPIQLSAERVQHKLINKLSEEDAKFLRRSIETIVDQVEALKKMVNEFNQYARIPEMELRQLDLNRLVREVLSLYETANMAAENNQHVHAHIQQILAHDLPLIRGDSAQLRQVLHNLLQNAQDALIDTPEPVIEVKTEKVHGGVQFSVRDNGCGFSDEIRARVFEPYVTTKPKGTGLGLPIVKKIVEEHEGIIHVENIKPHGAQISIILPAVEKSAAAEHDRPVLNSSHNNR